A genomic segment from Lytechinus variegatus isolate NC3 chromosome 10, Lvar_3.0, whole genome shotgun sequence encodes:
- the LOC121423302 gene encoding fascin-like, with protein sequence MACHFGLLSSNTSGKYLTSDFDGKISLSPLDPSVNKLSKGQLWSLEVDPNPGEQQREPEGCSQTHYALYSTNGYLSVDKSGKVSAEAEQIGKEQLFEIDVGTSGSGAWVIRSVAHDTYMGIKSKKIFFKKRETSSSDQRWYVRLAIHPHCCLLNVKSDKYAHVPQSGRYMTFDAAVPWRSDTLLQLTYSEGYSCFKTTTGRYVTREGNFVTSLVPDCLFVLQITGDQFDLKDYRGNFNSVNTRGRLMCTSGKDRASFKLKPSYPHVTFHTKVKGMWMKLFAKEGELFGK encoded by the coding sequence ATGGCTTGCCATTTCGGTCTCTTGTCATCAAATACTTCCGGTAAATACttaacatctgattttgatggtAAAATCAGTCTTAGTCCTCTGGACCCATCGGTCAACAAACTATCCAAAGGTCAGCTGTGGAGTCTCGAAGTCGACCCCAATCCAGGTGAACAACAGAGAGAACCAGAAGGATGTTCACAGACCCACTATGCCCTCTATTCTACCAATGGGTACCTATCGGTTGATAAGTCGGGCAAGGTATCAGCAGAAGCAGAGCAGATTGGAAAAGAACAACTCTTCGAGATCGACGTGGGAACCAGCGGTAGCGGCGCTTGGGTCATCCGCAGCGTCGCTCATGACACGTACATGGGTATCAAGAGCAAGAAGATATTCTTCAAGAAACGTGAAACGTCGTCTTCGGACCAACGTTGGTATGTGCGACTTGCCATCCACCCACACTGTTGTTTGCTGAACGTCAAATCGGACAAGTATGCCCATGTGCCGCAGTCAGGACGTTACATGACGTTCGACGCTGCCGTTCCATGGCGATCGGACACCTTACTACAGCTTACATATAGCGAGGGATATAGTTGTTTCAAGACTACCACGGGACGATACGTCACCAGGGAAGGAAACTTCGTTACTTCCCTCGTTCCAGACTGTCTCTTCGTCCTCCAAATCACTGGTGATCAATTCGACCTTAAAGACTATAGAGGAAATTTCAACTCTGTCAATACCAGAGGACGATTGATGTGTACGAGTGGGAAGGATAGAGCTTCTTTTAAACTAAAACCCAGCTATCCTCATGTTACGTTCCACACAAAAGTTAAAGGAATGTGGATGAAACTATTTGCTAAAGAAGGTGAGTTGTTtggaaagtaa
- the LOC121423201 gene encoding uncharacterized protein LOC121423201, with amino-acid sequence MAPVQKQTKHCGGELTTIETTKIDEHEDEVVFELSPLCCSTTANSKWALVTVDGRFINVDHESRLSVASKATHTAKQFEFEFVNDSFALRHSNSQQYVSIDASGQPFLTANINDIAGKIGMELANRTSLILQGEFGFVKRETGGRKNKVKCNTADYDELNLTYEPDTSTYRITDQDGNPWCMDSLKEHVIAASMGQPTSFILELHTILGKAKLAIRPLHPDNDCFLKGYKNGAFTATGDTLSKETLWTFN; translated from the exons ATGGCGCCAGTtcagaaacaaacaaaacatt GTGGCGGTGAGCTCACAACCATTGAAACAACAAAGATTGATGAACACGAAGACGAAGTGGTCTTCGAGCTATCTCCTCTGTGTTGCTCGACCACGGCCAACTCCAAATGGGCCCTCGTCACCGTCGATGGCCGTTTCATCAATGTAGATCATGAGAGTCGATTAAGTGTCGCGTCTAAAGCAACACA caCTGCCAAGCAGTTTGAATTCGAATTCGTCAATGACTCGTTCGCCCTTCGCCACTCCAATTCCCAACAGTACGTGTCGATAGATGCTTCCGGTCAACCATTCTTGACCGCCAACATCAACGACATCGCTGGCAAGATCGGCATGGAGCTCGCCAACCGCACCTCACTCATTCTCCAAGGCGAATTCGGATTCGTCAAGCGCGAAAcaggaggaagaaaaaataaagtcaaatgcAATACGGCGGATTACGACGAACTGAATTTGACATACGAACCGGATACAAGTACATATCGGATTACAG ATCAAGATGGGAATCCATGGTGCATGGACTCATTGAAGGAACACGTCATAGCTGCATCCATGGGTCAACCAACATCTTTCATCCTCGAGCTTCACACAATACTTGGTAAAGCCAAGCTGGCCATACGTCCTCTGCACCCAGACAATGACTGTTTCCTAAAAGGCTACAAGAATGGCGCCTTCACTGCAACAGGCGATACGTTGTCAAAGGAAACCCTGTGGACATTTAATTAG